In the Corynebacterium kroppenstedtii genome, one interval contains:
- the smpB gene encoding SsrA-binding protein SmpB, which yields MAKKATLVDHGAAKGKKKAQSKASKKNANKRLVVATNRRARHDYTILDTWEAGIQLVGTEVKSLREGKASLIDSFATIDDGEVWLQHLHIPEYSKGHWTNHSPRRTRKLLLHRNEIDSIMGKVRDGNNTLIPLSLYFSDGKLKVELALGRGKQDYDRRQDIKRRTEEREATRALGRRVKGLTG from the coding sequence GTGGCGAAAAAAGCGACATTAGTTGACCACGGGGCGGCTAAGGGTAAAAAGAAAGCCCAGTCGAAGGCGTCGAAAAAGAACGCGAACAAACGGTTGGTTGTTGCTACTAACCGGCGGGCGCGTCACGACTACACCATCCTTGATACGTGGGAAGCTGGGATTCAGCTCGTCGGGACTGAGGTGAAGTCCCTCCGCGAGGGGAAAGCGTCGTTAATTGATTCCTTCGCGACGATTGACGACGGCGAAGTGTGGTTGCAGCACCTCCACATTCCGGAGTATTCCAAAGGGCACTGGACGAACCATTCGCCCCGGCGGACGCGAAAGTTGCTGCTCCACCGCAACGAGATTGATTCCATCATGGGCAAGGTGCGCGACGGCAATAACACGCTGATTCCGTTGAGCCTGTATTTTTCCGACGGGAAATTGAAAGTGGAATTAGCTCTGGGCCGCGGTAAACAGGACTATGACCGTCGCCAAGATATCAAGCGTCGGACCGAAGAGCGGGAGGCAACTCGTGCCCTCGGCAGGCGCGTGAAGGGCCTGACGGGCTAG
- a CDS encoding glycosyltransferase 87 family protein, producing MQIRRPQKYEPTHEPALERKPIRGGLGISLGMIFLAVWAIIRYTSSSVRNKDLGNLFVWPLDFSIYYKAVQHVSEGHNLYGKNYIFNLPFTYPPFAAVAFTPMTLVDRKTLAVYWQIGSLIVLFAVILGILRQRGYKWSFSLIIISLATVFASFNLSAVQGTFFFGQVNIYLMGLVALDFLRRKTNFGRGIGTGLAAGIKLTPAFSILIFILERRWKAVITAVVVFASTIVAGCVIIPDGAKYWTHYMFNTDRIGPQSNPGAQSLRGVLYRLHIDNQMTVWIELSIAIVLVFCIAAYGAIKRGNLAMAMCLSGITAPIIAPFSWFHHWVFLVPLAVLLIDAITRGLTAPIRLIQNERVRWSLDQLVGLCAVVLVSVMYIPFVSQYSVPAFKHFQQNKSSDPAIIRGSFVYTGIAILVVVALWYSVVLVIDAVRGRDEQAASPDNTWFGDGSGRIDRESPIFVSQGQSDFREHEAWAYYGPEIK from the coding sequence GTGCAAATTCGTCGTCCGCAAAAATACGAGCCGACTCATGAACCGGCTCTAGAGAGAAAGCCCATCCGAGGTGGGCTTGGCATATCTCTCGGGATGATCTTTTTAGCGGTTTGGGCGATTATTCGTTACACCTCGTCCAGTGTACGGAATAAAGATCTCGGCAATTTGTTTGTCTGGCCCTTGGACTTTTCCATTTATTACAAGGCTGTCCAGCACGTTTCCGAGGGACATAATTTGTATGGCAAGAACTATATTTTCAACTTACCCTTTACCTACCCGCCCTTCGCGGCTGTTGCGTTCACCCCAATGACATTGGTTGATCGCAAAACTCTTGCCGTATATTGGCAGATAGGCTCCTTGATTGTCCTCTTCGCGGTGATCTTAGGGATTTTGAGACAACGTGGCTATAAATGGTCGTTTTCACTTATTATCATTTCCTTGGCCACGGTATTCGCCTCATTTAATCTCTCAGCAGTTCAAGGCACCTTCTTTTTTGGCCAGGTCAATATTTATTTGATGGGCCTCGTGGCTTTGGATTTTCTTCGTCGCAAAACGAATTTTGGGCGTGGAATAGGAACTGGCCTTGCCGCAGGTATAAAACTTACCCCCGCGTTCTCGATACTCATTTTTATCCTCGAGCGACGATGGAAGGCGGTGATCACCGCTGTCGTCGTTTTTGCTTCAACAATCGTTGCCGGGTGCGTCATTATCCCGGACGGAGCGAAGTATTGGACCCACTACATGTTCAATACGGACCGGATTGGGCCCCAAAGTAACCCAGGGGCTCAGTCCCTCCGCGGAGTACTGTATCGGCTGCATATCGACAACCAAATGACGGTATGGATCGAGCTGTCGATTGCGATCGTCCTGGTTTTCTGCATTGCAGCCTATGGCGCTATTAAACGCGGTAACTTAGCGATGGCCATGTGCCTCTCGGGAATAACTGCGCCAATTATTGCCCCATTTTCATGGTTCCATCATTGGGTTTTCCTCGTCCCCCTAGCAGTCTTGCTTATCGACGCCATTACGCGTGGTCTCACGGCGCCAATCAGGTTGATTCAGAACGAGCGTGTGCGGTGGTCACTAGACCAGCTGGTGGGGTTATGCGCTGTGGTCCTCGTCAGCGTGATGTACATCCCGTTTGTCAGTCAGTACAGCGTGCCTGCTTTCAAGCACTTCCAACAGAATAAGTCCTCGGATCCAGCGATTATTCGTGGAAGTTTTGTGTACACCGGTATCGCTATTCTCGTTGTAGTTGCCCTGTGGTATTCGGTGGTTCTGGTTATCGACGCGGTTCGTGGCCGCGATGAGCAGGCGGCGTCACCAGATAACACATGGTTTGGCGATGGGTCGGGCAGGATAGATCGGGAGTCCCCAATCTTCGTGTCGCAGGGGCAAAGTGATTTTAGAGAGCATGAAGCCTGGGCCTATTACGGCCCAGAGATCAAGTAG
- the pgm gene encoding phosphoglucomutase (alpha-D-glucose-1,6-bisphosphate-dependent) produces MAHPRAGQLAQPEDLIDLAELVTAYYTKHPDPENIDQQVVFGTSGHRGSSLDTAFNEDHILATTQAIVDYRTKEGIDGPLFVGRDTHGLSEPAMISALEVLVGNKVTTLVDSAGKYTPTPAVSHAILTHEHPKADGIVITPSHNPPRDGGFKYNPPTGGPAGTDATGWIADRANEYIAQGLKGVTRTPVSGVTDWGDYLRPFDFMSDYIDDLPSIVNLDAIRDAGVRIGADPMGGASVDYWGAIADKHRLDLTVVNPLVDATWRFMTLDTDGKIRMDCSSPNSMASLVHNRDKYDIATGNDADSDRHGIVTPDAGLMNPNHYLAVVIDYLFAHRPQWADSTAVGKTVVSSSMIDRVVEKLGRKLVEVPVGFKWFVPGLISGEIGFGGEESAGASFLRFDGTVWSTDKDGLILNLLASEIKAVTGKTPSERYAELTEEFGAPAYARTDAEANREQKDRLKKLSPSDVTATTLAGEEITNKLTEAPGNNAAIGGLKVVTENAWFAARPSGTEDKYKIYAESFKGDDHLADVQHEAQQLVEGVLGK; encoded by the coding sequence ATGGCACACCCCCGCGCTGGCCAGCTAGCTCAGCCCGAGGATCTTATTGACCTCGCCGAACTTGTCACTGCGTATTACACGAAACATCCTGATCCGGAAAACATCGATCAGCAGGTCGTTTTTGGCACGTCGGGGCACCGGGGGTCATCACTGGACACCGCCTTTAATGAGGATCACATTCTTGCAACGACGCAGGCCATCGTCGATTACCGCACAAAAGAAGGCATAGACGGTCCGCTATTTGTTGGGCGGGATACGCATGGTTTGTCAGAGCCAGCGATGATTTCTGCCCTGGAGGTCCTCGTCGGCAACAAAGTGACGACGCTTGTGGATTCCGCGGGGAAGTACACGCCGACGCCTGCTGTGTCCCACGCGATTCTTACGCATGAGCATCCGAAGGCTGATGGCATTGTGATCACGCCGTCTCACAATCCACCGCGGGACGGAGGCTTTAAATACAATCCCCCGACGGGTGGCCCTGCCGGGACGGATGCAACCGGGTGGATCGCGGATCGTGCTAACGAGTACATCGCGCAGGGGCTCAAAGGGGTCACACGCACGCCTGTCAGCGGCGTCACGGATTGGGGAGATTACCTCCGGCCCTTCGATTTCATGTCGGATTACATTGATGACCTTCCGTCGATCGTCAATCTTGATGCGATTCGCGATGCAGGGGTCCGCATTGGTGCTGATCCGATGGGTGGTGCATCGGTCGATTACTGGGGTGCGATTGCAGATAAGCACCGGCTAGATCTCACCGTGGTTAACCCGCTGGTCGATGCGACATGGCGCTTCATGACCCTGGATACAGACGGTAAAATCCGCATGGATTGCTCCAGCCCGAATTCAATGGCGTCGTTGGTGCATAACCGCGATAAGTACGACATCGCGACGGGCAATGATGCCGATTCTGACCGCCACGGCATAGTTACTCCCGACGCTGGTCTGATGAATCCGAACCACTATCTGGCCGTCGTCATTGATTATCTTTTCGCGCATCGCCCGCAGTGGGCAGATTCGACGGCCGTCGGGAAGACGGTGGTGTCGTCGTCGATGATTGACCGTGTCGTGGAAAAACTCGGCCGCAAGCTTGTTGAGGTTCCTGTTGGTTTTAAGTGGTTCGTCCCGGGTCTGATATCAGGCGAGATTGGTTTCGGTGGCGAAGAGTCGGCGGGGGCTTCATTCCTCCGCTTCGACGGAACCGTGTGGTCAACGGATAAGGACGGGTTGATTCTTAACCTGCTGGCCAGCGAAATCAAAGCGGTAACGGGCAAGACGCCGTCCGAGCGGTACGCGGAATTGACGGAGGAGTTTGGCGCTCCCGCCTACGCGCGTACCGACGCCGAGGCTAACCGTGAACAGAAAGATCGGTTGAAGAAGTTGTCCCCGTCGGACGTCACCGCGACGACTCTGGCTGGGGAGGAGATCACGAACAAGCTGACCGAAGCGCCCGGTAACAATGCGGCGATTGGCGGACTGAAAGTCGTGACAGAGAACGCGTGGTTCGCTGCTCGGCCCTCGGGCACCGAAGATAAATACAAGATTTATGCGGAGTCCTTCAAAGGTGACGATCACTTGGCCGACGTTCAGCACGAGGCGCAGCAGCTTGTTGAAGGCGTTCTAGGCAAATAA
- a CDS encoding MauE/DoxX family redox-associated membrane protein, whose amino-acid sequence MDTVVQSGNAGSQESHRSLILDIISLITRLAMAAVWIISGFSKLSDSLQTQQAINAYEILPRDLISPLAAGLPVFEIALGVLFLLGIFLRPAAVISIGLLTVFIIAIISAWARGLSIDCGCFGGGGADPNAGPATYLTEIGRDLGFIVLSLWTVWRPYKRFALHP is encoded by the coding sequence ATGGATACGGTGGTACAGAGCGGAAACGCGGGCTCACAAGAAAGCCATAGGTCTCTCATTCTCGACATCATCAGCTTGATTACTCGGCTGGCTATGGCTGCTGTATGGATCATCAGTGGATTTTCAAAGTTGAGTGATTCATTACAGACTCAGCAGGCAATAAATGCGTATGAGATTCTTCCTAGAGATCTTATTTCACCTCTCGCGGCAGGGTTGCCGGTGTTTGAAATCGCGTTGGGTGTGCTGTTCCTTCTCGGGATTTTCTTGCGCCCAGCTGCGGTGATCTCGATCGGTCTATTGACTGTATTTATTATCGCGATCATTTCTGCGTGGGCCCGAGGGCTCAGTATTGATTGCGGGTGTTTCGGCGGTGGCGGAGCGGATCCTAACGCGGGCCCGGCTACCTATTTAACCGAGATAGGACGCGACCTCGGGTTTATAGTACTTTCGTTATGGACCGTGTGGCGGCCGTACAAGAGGTTCGCATTGCACCCGTAG
- a CDS encoding DsbA family protein: MSSNKIKAPNEKNNGFIWAIAVIVIIIAVVIGFVIINDKNNSSSSSDAAKDQADVTADFTLDGSTANFKSSDAKSDVPTVDLYDDLTCPHCADLESSTGSSLLDAVNQGKLNLNIRTMNFLDKGQNGKLDEQGPATKALTALYAVAKSGDGKLYWNYRASLFENQQKVYGSWGYDNFADLAKDMGASKGVVKDIKDAKYHKDALKLAEDNEKKLTKEGDGQVSSPRVFVNGKELKLQSSDQHTFEDWVPRAESGKVE, encoded by the coding sequence TTGAGTAGTAACAAGATTAAAGCGCCAAATGAGAAAAACAACGGCTTTATCTGGGCAATTGCCGTCATCGTTATCATTATCGCCGTGGTGATTGGCTTTGTCATTATTAATGACAAGAACAACAGCTCGTCCTCAAGTGACGCCGCGAAAGATCAAGCCGATGTCACAGCCGACTTCACTCTTGACGGCTCGACAGCGAACTTTAAGAGCAGCGATGCTAAATCAGACGTTCCCACCGTCGACCTGTATGACGACTTAACGTGTCCTCACTGTGCAGACTTGGAATCGAGCACTGGGTCATCCCTTCTCGACGCTGTCAATCAGGGAAAGCTGAACCTGAATATCCGCACGATGAACTTCCTGGATAAAGGTCAGAACGGAAAGCTTGACGAGCAGGGCCCAGCAACCAAGGCTTTGACGGCGCTGTACGCGGTGGCCAAGTCGGGTGACGGAAAGCTGTATTGGAACTATCGAGCCAGCCTGTTTGAAAACCAGCAGAAAGTTTATGGTTCGTGGGGCTATGACAACTTTGCAGACCTTGCCAAGGATATGGGTGCATCCAAGGGTGTCGTGAAAGACATCAAGGACGCGAAGTATCACAAGGACGCCCTGAAATTGGCTGAGGACAATGAAAAGAAGCTAACCAAGGAAGGCGATGGGCAGGTGTCTAGCCCGCGCGTCTTCGTCAACGGTAAAGAACTCAAGTTGCAGTCCTCTGACCAGCACACTTTCGAAGATTGGGTGCCCCGAGCCGAAAGTGGCAAGGTCGAATAA
- the ftsE gene encoding cell division ATP-binding protein FtsE, producing MIKYDAVTKMYRTSTRPALDAVSVTIDKGEFVFLIGPSGSGKSTFLQLMLKEQNVSSGDLWVEDFHVNKLPRKKVPQLRQKIGYVFQDFRLLPKKNVYDNVAFALEVIGTRRSAIDKRVKEVLDLVGLGSKRNRMPNELSGGEQQRVAIARASVNRPLVLLADEPTGNLDPDTSADILTLLNRINQMGTTVIMSTHDAGAVNAMRQRVLELHSGKLVRDDARGLYGVGK from the coding sequence GTGATTAAGTACGACGCGGTTACCAAGATGTACCGGACGTCCACCCGCCCGGCCCTGGATGCCGTCTCTGTGACCATTGACAAGGGCGAATTTGTCTTCCTGATTGGACCATCGGGATCCGGCAAATCCACCTTCCTTCAGCTAATGTTGAAGGAACAGAATGTCAGTAGCGGGGACTTGTGGGTTGAGGATTTCCACGTCAATAAGTTGCCCAGGAAGAAGGTGCCACAGCTACGCCAAAAGATCGGCTACGTGTTCCAGGACTTTCGGCTCCTCCCGAAGAAGAATGTTTATGACAATGTCGCTTTCGCCCTGGAAGTTATTGGGACACGACGCTCGGCAATTGACAAGCGTGTGAAGGAAGTACTTGACCTTGTGGGGTTGGGGAGCAAGCGCAACCGCATGCCGAATGAGCTGTCCGGGGGAGAGCAACAGCGCGTCGCTATCGCTCGAGCCTCGGTCAACCGCCCTCTAGTTCTTCTTGCCGACGAGCCCACGGGCAACCTTGACCCGGACACCAGTGCCGACATCTTGACGCTGCTTAACCGGATTAATCAGATGGGGACGACGGTTATTATGTCGACACATGACGCAGGTGCTGTGAACGCCATGCGCCAGCGTGTGCTGGAGCTTCATTCCGGAAAGCTCGTTCGTGACGATGCCCGCGGCCTGTATGGCGTCGGAAAGTAG
- a CDS encoding alanine/glycine:cation symporter family protein: MDSFSSWLSDVDSVVWGPFVLIPLLLGTGLWLTYRLRAVQFRKLFSALRLGLLDREDDGGEGDITQYQALTTALAATVGVGNIVGVATAISVGGPGALVWMWITGLVGMASKYSEAFLGVRFRETDSQGTMSGGPMRYLTKGIPNGFGTFLGWFFTIAAIIASFGIGNLTQANAIASGLEDSFDIDPWVSGIFMFILVGAVLLGGIQAIGKITSGFVPLMILVYIVGGTVVLAMKADQIPHALGLIFTDAFTGTAAVGGFAGSSIIIAIQMGVARGIFSNESGMGSAAIAAGAAKTTHPVRQGLVSMTQTFIDTIIVVTFTGLVVITTGVWDHGEDAAGTMTADAFSSALPGQWGGTIVSLSIVFFAFSTILGWSYYGERCAQRAFGRWGSLPYRMVFTAIVFVGATTELSTVWTFADLANGLMAIPNLIGLLVLSGLIARETKAYLDWDPRLKANAEQCAAFLKEQGTDWR, from the coding sequence ATGGATTCCTTCTCCTCCTGGCTCTCCGACGTCGATTCCGTCGTATGGGGCCCATTCGTCCTCATCCCCCTGCTGCTGGGGACCGGCCTGTGGCTGACCTACCGCCTACGAGCCGTGCAGTTCCGTAAACTCTTCTCAGCCTTACGGTTGGGGTTGCTCGACCGCGAAGACGATGGCGGGGAAGGCGATATCACGCAGTACCAAGCCTTAACGACGGCCCTCGCCGCGACTGTCGGTGTCGGCAATATTGTCGGTGTTGCGACAGCTATTTCAGTGGGTGGCCCCGGTGCTCTGGTATGGATGTGGATCACCGGCCTCGTGGGGATGGCCTCTAAGTATTCCGAAGCCTTCCTTGGAGTTCGGTTCCGCGAAACTGACAGTCAGGGCACGATGTCCGGCGGTCCGATGCGATACCTGACCAAAGGAATCCCCAACGGTTTTGGCACCTTTCTAGGATGGTTCTTCACCATCGCTGCGATCATCGCCAGCTTCGGTATCGGCAATTTAACCCAAGCCAATGCTATCGCGTCAGGACTTGAGGATTCGTTCGACATTGACCCATGGGTGTCCGGAATCTTCATGTTTATTCTGGTTGGTGCGGTGTTACTCGGCGGAATCCAAGCGATCGGGAAAATCACATCTGGTTTCGTCCCGTTGATGATCCTGGTGTACATCGTTGGCGGCACTGTAGTCCTAGCTATGAAAGCCGATCAGATTCCTCACGCCCTCGGTCTTATCTTTACCGACGCATTCACGGGTACTGCCGCAGTAGGCGGATTTGCCGGATCGTCGATCATCATTGCCATTCAAATGGGTGTAGCCCGAGGCATTTTCTCTAACGAATCCGGCATGGGTTCTGCAGCTATCGCAGCCGGAGCGGCCAAAACCACTCACCCGGTGCGACAGGGCCTCGTGTCTATGACTCAGACCTTCATCGACACGATCATAGTGGTAACGTTCACCGGGCTCGTCGTCATTACGACGGGGGTGTGGGACCACGGTGAAGATGCTGCCGGCACCATGACAGCTGATGCATTCTCCTCCGCACTCCCCGGCCAGTGGGGCGGAACAATCGTGTCATTATCCATCGTTTTCTTCGCCTTTTCCACGATCTTGGGGTGGTCCTATTACGGCGAGCGATGCGCACAGCGGGCCTTCGGGCGCTGGGGATCTCTCCCCTACCGGATGGTGTTTACCGCAATTGTCTTTGTCGGAGCAACGACGGAGCTAAGCACAGTGTGGACATTCGCCGACCTCGCAAACGGCCTGATGGCCATTCCTAACTTGATCGGTCTACTCGTACTTTCAGGCCTCATCGCCCGCGAAACCAAGGCTTACCTCGACTGGGATCCGCGATTGAAAGCAAATGCAGAGCAATGTGCGGCATTCCTCAAAGAACAGGGAACCGACTGGCGGTGA
- the prfB gene encoding peptide chain release factor 2 — translation MNPDVSQDLEDLNSTLTTIEKVVDVDDLKDQVRELEAQASDPSLWDDPDHAQQVTSKLSHVQAQIKKVTALRQRVDDMPVMYELADDAVEAGDTDAADEAREMADSERETLRHEIESLEVQTMLSGEYDEREAVVNIRSAAGGVDAADWAEMLMRMYTRWAEQHGHKIDVFDISYAEEAGIKSATFIVHGDYMYGQLSVEQGTHRLVRISPFDNQGRRQTSFAEVEVLPVVEKTDHIDIDDNDVRVDVYRSSGPGGQSVNTTDSAVRLTHIPTGIVVTCQNEKSQIQNRASAMRVLAAKLLERKREEEQAEMNALKGDGSNSWGNQMRSYVLHPYQMVKDLRTNFEVNDPSKVLDGDLDGFLEAGIRWRMAQQHGQDNN, via the coding sequence GTGAATCCGGACGTTTCTCAAGATCTCGAAGACCTCAATTCCACCCTGACGACCATTGAAAAAGTGGTGGACGTCGATGACCTCAAGGATCAGGTACGCGAACTTGAAGCCCAGGCGTCCGATCCCTCCTTGTGGGATGATCCTGATCACGCCCAACAGGTGACGTCGAAACTGAGCCACGTGCAAGCGCAGATCAAAAAAGTCACGGCGTTACGCCAGCGCGTCGACGACATGCCGGTGATGTATGAGCTTGCCGACGACGCCGTCGAGGCGGGGGATACTGACGCTGCTGACGAAGCGCGAGAGATGGCTGATAGCGAGCGCGAAACCTTGCGCCACGAGATTGAATCCCTCGAGGTCCAGACGATGTTGTCGGGGGAATACGATGAGCGTGAGGCCGTCGTTAATATCCGGTCAGCTGCAGGTGGTGTGGATGCCGCGGACTGGGCGGAAATGTTGATGCGCATGTACACGCGGTGGGCGGAACAGCATGGGCATAAGATCGACGTGTTCGATATTTCGTATGCCGAAGAGGCTGGCATTAAGTCGGCTACATTCATTGTGCATGGCGATTACATGTATGGTCAGCTATCCGTTGAACAGGGAACGCACCGCCTCGTCCGAATAAGCCCATTCGACAACCAGGGGCGTCGGCAAACATCGTTCGCTGAGGTTGAGGTTCTACCGGTAGTGGAAAAAACCGACCATATAGATATTGACGACAATGACGTCCGGGTTGATGTGTACCGATCATCGGGTCCGGGTGGGCAGTCGGTGAATACGACCGACTCGGCGGTGCGGTTGACGCATATCCCGACGGGGATTGTTGTGACGTGCCAGAACGAGAAATCCCAGATCCAGAACCGGGCGTCGGCTATGCGGGTGTTAGCTGCGAAGCTCTTAGAGCGGAAGCGTGAAGAAGAGCAAGCAGAAATGAATGCGCTGAAGGGGGATGGCTCCAATTCATGGGGGAACCAGATGCGCTCCTATGTGCTGCATCCCTACCAGATGGTGAAGGATTTGCGCACGAATTTTGAGGTCAATGATCCGTCGAAGGTGCTGGATGGTGACCTGGACGGGTTCCTGGAAGCAGGGATTCGTTGGCGAATGGCTCAGCAGCATGGACAAGACAATAACTAG
- a CDS encoding HdeD family acid-resistance protein yields MTNNSSTPGDSNKKGKGTPDDPFEPDAVYGPDGRRADGGSTHNNNRSSDGYDRAGGYSSRYTSGSGSSSGFGGLGSLMSESPIAAVASKGSGWLALLGGLATVVGLVVAIWPHAGISVFAWAAGIFSILAGGTLVWFGLTNRSIPVLPGIGAFFGILLVLAGIGALISPQSFGAVIVIAIGFMALAQGFTTFSTGRVISRVSGSSSYLTWSGILSIILGVIFIIAPLTSLYSLTILMGIMLAAFGVMMIIAGVRGRRFFSSSRR; encoded by the coding sequence ATGACTAATAATTCATCAACGCCAGGCGATAGCAACAAGAAAGGCAAGGGAACTCCCGACGATCCCTTCGAGCCCGACGCTGTCTACGGCCCGGATGGCCGACGGGCTGACGGTGGCTCGACGCATAATAACAACCGGTCCTCAGATGGTTACGATCGCGCTGGGGGATATTCCTCAAGGTATACCTCCGGGAGTGGAAGCAGCTCAGGCTTTGGTGGGCTTGGGTCTTTAATGAGCGAAAGCCCTATAGCTGCGGTTGCATCCAAAGGATCTGGATGGCTGGCACTGTTAGGAGGACTAGCAACGGTCGTCGGCCTCGTTGTGGCGATCTGGCCTCATGCTGGAATCAGCGTTTTTGCGTGGGCCGCTGGGATCTTCTCCATTCTCGCAGGAGGCACACTTGTTTGGTTTGGTCTCACTAACAGATCCATCCCCGTCCTCCCCGGTATCGGTGCCTTCTTCGGCATCCTCCTAGTACTAGCCGGCATCGGCGCCCTGATTTCACCCCAAAGTTTTGGCGCAGTCATTGTGATCGCAATCGGCTTCATGGCTTTAGCTCAAGGTTTCACAACGTTTAGCACCGGCCGAGTGATCTCCCGGGTGTCGGGATCCTCCAGCTACCTGACGTGGAGCGGAATCCTCTCCATCATTTTGGGTGTCATCTTTATCATCGCTCCCCTGACGAGCCTCTATAGTTTGACCATCTTGATGGGGATCATGCTCGCCGCCTTTGGGGTCATGATGATCATCGCGGGCGTCCGTGGCCGGAGGTTCTTTTCGTCGTCTCGCCGATAG
- the ftsX gene encoding permease-like cell division protein FtsX, with protein MKTRFVFREAFSGLSRNMTMTIAMIITTAISLALLATGFLVTSVTAKTKDIYLDRVEVMVQLDDNISANDKNCSSKECKEVQDKLKSDDGVESVTFRSREQSYEHFKELFQDSDPRLVADTSPDALPAALHVRLKDPLDTKPLDGVKDMPQVSEVVDQVDDLRGATNNLNAIRNATFVVAFVQAIAAVFLIVNMVQIAAYSRRQETTIMRMVGATRWFTQAPFVLEAVLASFLGSLVAIGGLILGKEFVLDKTLKSLYDSRLIVRLTLADIGMVSPIIIIVGVVFAAITAQATLRWYVRD; from the coding sequence ATGAAGACTAGATTTGTTTTTCGCGAGGCCTTTTCGGGGTTGAGTCGTAACATGACGATGACTATCGCCATGATTATTACGACGGCGATCTCGTTGGCTTTGCTGGCCACCGGGTTTCTAGTGACCTCAGTGACGGCAAAAACTAAGGACATTTATCTGGATCGTGTTGAAGTCATGGTCCAGCTTGATGACAACATTTCGGCTAATGACAAAAACTGCTCTAGCAAGGAATGTAAGGAAGTTCAGGATAAGCTGAAGTCCGATGACGGTGTCGAATCGGTGACATTCCGTAGCCGCGAGCAGTCCTATGAGCATTTCAAGGAGCTGTTTCAGGACTCTGATCCCCGTCTTGTAGCAGATACGAGCCCTGACGCTCTACCGGCCGCCTTACACGTGCGGTTGAAAGATCCGCTGGATACGAAGCCTCTTGATGGCGTGAAGGATATGCCACAGGTCTCCGAGGTCGTTGACCAGGTTGATGACCTCCGCGGTGCCACGAATAACCTCAATGCCATTAGAAATGCGACCTTCGTGGTGGCGTTTGTACAGGCGATCGCTGCGGTGTTCTTGATCGTGAACATGGTCCAGATTGCGGCTTATTCCCGACGGCAAGAAACAACGATCATGCGGATGGTGGGTGCTACTCGGTGGTTTACTCAAGCCCCGTTCGTCTTGGAAGCGGTGTTGGCGTCATTCCTGGGATCGCTGGTGGCAATCGGTGGGCTTATCTTGGGCAAGGAATTTGTTCTCGATAAGACGCTCAAGAGCTTGTATGATTCCCGTTTGATTGTGCGGCTGACTTTAGCCGATATTGGAATGGTCTCGCCGATCATCATTATTGTGGGCGTAGTGTTTGCGGCCATTACCGCGCAAGCAACATTGCGCTGGTACGTAAGGGATTAG
- a CDS encoding DNA-3-methyladenine glycosylase I yields MSGLEGRDTSHERRSPDLVIGADGRARPPWAASDPLLMEYYDTEWGVPVKSESGVFERLTLEAFQSGLSWSTILRKRPAFREAFANFDPHIVATFNDDAVASLMTNPKIIRNEQKIRATIRNAQATLNLHEENSYLSDVVWSYASPTASRPFRLSDIPSHTPESTRLADTLKKKGFSFVGPTTMFALMEALGIVDTHLVGAYHPMNSVH; encoded by the coding sequence ATGTCTGGTCTAGAAGGTAGGGACACCTCACACGAACGTCGGTCTCCTGATCTCGTGATTGGCGCAGACGGGCGAGCACGTCCTCCATGGGCAGCATCGGATCCGCTGCTGATGGAGTACTACGACACGGAATGGGGCGTACCGGTGAAATCAGAATCGGGCGTGTTCGAACGCCTTACTCTAGAGGCGTTTCAATCCGGATTATCGTGGTCTACCATCTTGCGTAAGCGACCCGCTTTTCGGGAAGCGTTCGCCAACTTTGACCCACACATCGTCGCTACTTTCAACGACGATGCGGTGGCATCACTGATGACAAACCCGAAAATCATTCGTAATGAACAAAAAATTCGAGCAACTATTAGGAACGCACAGGCAACTCTTAACCTTCACGAAGAAAATTCTTATCTTTCTGACGTGGTCTGGTCCTATGCTTCCCCGACAGCGTCCAGGCCTTTCCGATTATCCGACATCCCCTCACACACGCCAGAGTCAACAAGACTAGCGGACACGTTGAAGAAGAAGGGCTTTTCTTTCGTCGGCCCGACCACAATGTTTGCACTTATGGAAGCATTGGGAATCGTCGATACCCATCTCGTCGGCGCTTATCACCCCATGAATTCCGTCCATTAA